The following DNA comes from Tunturibacter psychrotolerans.
CGCACTCTGGCCCCGGCGCGGGTCCTCGCACTCCACGCCCCGCAGGCGCACCCGGCGGTGGTCCTGGCGGCCGCAAGTTCTTCCGCCGCAAGAAGGTCTGCAAGTTCTGCACCGAGAAGATCGACGCCATCTCCTACCGCGACGTTCGTCTGCTTCAGGGGTTCGTTGCCGAGCGTGGCAAGATCGTTCCGCGCCGCCTGACCGGCGTTTGCACCCGCCACCAGCGCAAGCTCAGCCTGGCAATCAAGCAGTCGCGAAACATCGCTCTGCTCGCCTTCGCTGCACGCTTCTAACTTCTTCCGCTGCGGCGGAACTACTGGATACGCAAGACTGGCGGCACTGAAGCCAGAGACGAAATCGGAGAAATGCAATGGAAGTCATTCTGAAGGAAGACGTAAACAAGCTCGGACATCGTGGCGACGTGGTCAAGGTCGCTGACGGTTACGGGCGCAACTACCTGCTGCCCGAGAAGCTCGCGATCGAAGCGACTCTCGCAAATAAGGCAGTCATTGAGCAGATGAAGGCCTCTGCTGTTCGCAAGTCCGCCAAGGAGAAGACCGGAGCCGAGCAGTTGGCCACGCAGCTCTCTGAGGTCGAGCTCGTGTTCGAGCGCAAGGTTGGTGAGAACGAGCATCTGTTCGGCTCGGTCACCTCGGGCGACATCGCGCAACAGCTCGAAGCCAAGGGCTTCACCATCGATCGCCGCAAGATCTCCCTCGAGGAGCCCCTGAAGACGATCGGCGAATACCACGTTCCAGTTAAGCTACACCGCGAGGTCACCAGTCACGTGAAGGTGACTGTCAAGGGCGATCAGCCCGAAGCCGAAGCGGTCACCACCACCGCTTAATCGATCAGCTTCGAAACATCAAAAACGCATCGGCCTTCGCGAAATCTGCGCGAGGGTCGATGCGTTCTATTTTGTAACGGGCAGTGTTCGAATGAAAAGACGCCTTACTCGTACTTCAGCGTCTGAACAGGATCGAGCCGTGCGGCGCGGTTCGCCGGAAGCGTCCCAAAGAGAACGCCAACGAGTACTGAACTACCAAGCGCGAAGACTGGCGACCATGGATTGACGGGGATGCTAAACGGCGTAAGCAAGCCGAGGGTCAATGGCAGCGCCAGACCAATGATTGTGCCGATGACCCCACCGCTTAGCGAAAGGAAGACCGACTCAGTGAGAAACTGCAGCCTGATCTCGCGGCTTGTCGCACCCAATGCCTTCCGTATCCCAATCTCTTTCAGCCGCGACTGAACATTGGCGAGCATGCTGTTCATAATGCCGACGCCGCTGACAATCATCGTGATACCCGCTCCAAGCGTGAGAACGATGGTCAGCATGTCTGCAATCTTTGCCATGCTGGTGAGAATATCGGTGAGCGTCGCAGCCGTGTAGACCGAACCCGCATAGTGGCGGGACCGGACGATTTCAAGAATGCGGTTACTGGCTGGCACCACCATCGAGGCACTACGCATCGTGAAAAAGATCTCTTTCAGCGTATTGGTTCCGGTGAAGTAGCGCACCACCGGGTAAGGCACAAGCATGGTGTGATCGCTGATCTCAGAAGTCCCGTAGGTATCGAAGGCCTCCCGGAAGACCCCGATGATAACGAACGGTATGCCCTTGATGCTGATTGTTTTTCCGACCGCTTCTCTGGAGTTGCCGTAAAGTTCCTCCGCGAAAGGCTTCACGATTACCGCGACCTTCTCATGGGCAAGCTCGTCCTGATCGTCGAAGAAGCGTCCTGAAACCACGACTAGATTGCGCACGACCCGGTACTGAGGAGAGACGCCCAGCAGCGTCGTCTGCTTCGTAATGCCTCCGCCAAGACTCACGTTATCGTGATACTCCAGCATCGGCGACGATGCGACGATTCCCGGAACCTGGTCGAGGACGGCACGCATGTCGTCTGTCGTCATGTAGTCGGGCGTGCTGGTGTTCTCGGGGCCACTGATGTTGCCGCCGCCATACTGCAGCTCAATCTTGTTCGGTCCGATGCTCGTCAGCTGATCCAGGGCATACTGCTTGCCTGTCGACCCAAGCGTCGCGACAAGAATGATCGACGCAGAACCGATGACCATACCCAGCATGGTGAGCAGAAACCGCGTCTTGCTGGCGCGGAAGCTATCAACCGCAAGCCTTGCGACCTCGCTGAACATCATCGTAGACCGCGCGCTGGCCAGCGTACGGTCGAACGAGCTCGGCTTGGGGAGATTGGTGGTTGCCATTGGCCTAGAAAGTTAGACGCCTACCAGTATCGCAGCGGTTCATGGTTTCTTGCGAAACCTTCTGGCCTGGCCCTATGTCGGCGCTGTCCCTTGGGATCTTTTATTGGGCGCCCGCTGGCGTTTCCTGGACAGTGGAAATGCAATTCTCTCGATGACGCACCGCGAAAGTCACGGAAATTACTAGATCGGAGCATTTTGCATCGAATCGCTTTATGAGGTCCCTCCGAATCGGTACGGCTGGCTGGAGTATTCCGAAACAATTTCCAGCCACCGCACCGCACGGAACCCATCTGGTCCGCTACTCCGAAATCTTTAACTGTGCCGAGATCAACTCCTCTTTCAACCGCTCTCACCGCCTCTCTACCTGGAAGAAATGGGCGAACTCGGTTCCAAACGACTTTTGCTTCTCCGTCAAGGCGCCGAAGACGATCACTCACGAAGCCAAGCTAGCTTGCACCCAGGCGCAGTTACAAAACTTCCTGACCGAAGCGAACGCTCTTGGCGACAAGCTAGGTACGATCCTCTTTCAACTTCCGCCGAACTCTATCTTCAACCCAACCACCGCCAAGACGTTCTTCACCATGCTTCGCGATCTATATTCGCGGAATTGTGTCATAGAACCCCGCCACGCCACTTGGTTCACTCCCGACGTCGATGATCTCCTGCAGAGTTTTCGGATCGCAAGAGTTGCCGCCGACCCCGCCCGTGTCCCTCAAGCCGCATACGCCGCTGGCTGGGGCGAACTAATCTACTGCCGCCTTCACGGCAGCCCTCGTATTTACTACTCACCTTACCCCGAAGGATATCTTCGGAGTCTCGCTGCCAGCTTCGCGGCTCACCCAACAAAAGAGATCTGGTGCATCTTCGACAACACTGTCTTCGGAGCGGCATTCGGAAACGCCCAATGCCTCAAGCATTTCTTAGCTAGCTGACCACTCTATTTGCCAACCAACGTCTTATCGATCGCTGCCTGCGCCAGCGGCGACATAATCGCGTACCCTTGCGCATTCGGGTGCACTCCGTCGAAGCTGATGCCGGCCTTCATACCGCCATCCTGCCCCACCATCGACGAGTAGTAATCGAGGTACGTCACCGAGTGGACCACACAGTACCCTTTCAGCCAATCATTTAGTGTCCTGATCTTCGGCGCGGGAGCCAGTCCCGGCTTCCACGGATAGTCCGCTACCGGCAAAATCGACGCGACAATCACCCGAATCCCATTCGCCTTCGCCAGATCGATCATTGACCGGAAGTTGTCCTCGGTCATCTGCGGCGTCATCGGCCCCGTATTCCCTGCGATGTCGTTGGTTCCCGCCAAAATCACCACCGCTGCCGGACGCAGATCGATCACATCCTGCCGAAACCGCACCACCATCTGAGGCGTGGTCTGCCCGCTGATCCCGCGATTTACATACGACTTCTCTGGAAAGAACTCCCCCGTACCCGCGCGCCGCCCCCAGCTATCCGTGATCGAGTCTCCATAAAATACCACCCTCTGCGTGCCCTCCATCGCCGAAGCCAGCGCTGCGTTGTCGGCTCGATATCGTCCCAGTTGCGGCCAGTCCGCCAGTTTCGTCTCCATCGTAGCGATCTGCTTCGCCGTCTCCTCCTCTGGTGTGAGAACCGGCGATACCGGAGCCGGAGAAGTGACCTGCGGGGCCGTGGCAGCGGGTGCAGGCGTCTGGTTGACTGCGCTTTGACCTCGCATCTGCCCACACGCGATGACAAACCCAAAAATCACCCACCCGACCGCAGAAACTCGCGTCAGATCTCGCATCGAAACCTCCGCCGTTCTTGATTCTTTGCGTCCGATTGTAACTGTCCATCCGTGTAACGAATCTCTAACATACGGTTACCGAAGGAACAATTGTGGAGCACCGGGCCGCATAAAATGTGCAATAAAATGCAACATACCTTAACAAGCCAACTTCACGCGGATGAGGTAAGCCTTTCTTGCAGAAGTATCTGTCGCCCAGAGAGTTTCGGTACACAAACTGCTTAATAGCGGGCACTGGGCCCCTGTAAATCCACTTCCGACGGTACCTGGATGCGCTTTCCCTCTTTGAGTCTCGTAGTAAGCTCGCTTCTTTTGGCCGCTGCTCCTGCGGCCTTCGCAGACACCGTAACGTGGGCCGACTGGAACGCGCCCACCAAAGGTGTTGTTACCGGAACCATTGGCACGGTCGGCGTCACTTACTCGGGTGAGATCTCGTTCGTCAATGCCTCGAACGTCGGCAACTTCAACTACTTTCAACCCATAGGCTCTTACGTTGGCGGAGTCGTCGGAAATGCTGCTACCAACGGAGGCCTGATCGCGATCACCGGCGCTCCGGGTAACACGGATACCTTCAACTTTTCTACTGCAGTCTCTGGAATCGTGCTCTCCGAGGTCAGTCTGGGACAACCAACCATCGCAACCCAGTACACCTTCGATCAGGGATTTAGTATCGAAGCCTGCGGCCCCAACATCATCTACGGTGGCGGCTGCATTTCGAAGAGCGGCGACACGCTGATCGGCAATGAGAGTGATGGAACCATCCTCTTCACTGGCGGCCCTGTTACCTCGCTCTCCTTCACCGCCCAAAATCCCGAGTTCTGGAATGGCTTCACCATCGGCCTCGTCGGGGCACCTACACCGCCTCCGGCCGTCCCCGAACCCGACACCTTGGCCTTGGTTGGTACCGGCCTTTTAGGTCTACTCACCTAGGTAAGCGTCGGTTCCTCGCCTGAAATAACAGATTACTGCCGTCTTCCAGCCGGCTCTTCGATTCGGAGAGCCGGCTCACTTTTGAGGGGTGAGACATTAGCGTCCGCTCTCTGGAGAACCCTTAAGCAGCCTCTCTGCTGTACCTTAAGAGGTGATGCAACCCGGACTCTCTACCCACGTCTTCCTCCCGCAGCGCCTGCACCCCGGCCTGCTCGACGCTCTTCACCGATCCGGCGCTCAGGTCATCGAACTCTTTGCCGCCCGCCACCACTTCGATTACACCGACCGCGCTGCCGTCCGGGACATCGCCACCTGGTTCAACTCCGCCGGCGTAGGAGCCACGCTCCACCAGCCTCTCTACCTCAGCGATCGCGCCGACGCCCAGTGGTCCCGCCATGTCGCACCAAACCTCAATCTGATCGACCCCGAAAAATCCCGCCGCATCTCCGCCATGGACGAGGTCAAGCGCGCTCTCGAATCCGCCGAGCAGATCCCCATCTCCGCCTGTACCCTCCACCTTGGCCACAAGGACGATGCCTGGAACCTCCGCGCTCTCGAGAACTCCCTCACCGCCATCGAGCACCTCAAGGCCTTCGCGCACCCACTCGGCGTCCGCATCCTGCTTGAAAATCTCCAAAACGACATCACCACCCCCGAGCACCTCCTCGAAATCCTCAAGGTCGGCCACTTCGACCGCGTCGGCGTCACCCTCGACATAGGCCATGCTCACCTAGCTGCCCCCGACGCCAACAAAGGCATCGACGAAGCCTTTGAGCTCCTCAAGCCCCGCATCGCCGAGCTCCACATCCACGACAACCTCGGCGCCAAGGACGACCATCTCTGGCCCGGCACCGCAGGCATCGACTGGCACAACATCGCCAAACACATCGCCGCTCTCCCGGCTAACACTCCGGGCATCTTGGAAGTCGCCCACGAGCTGGAAGAAACCCCCGAATCTGTCACCACCAAAGCCACGCAAGCCTTCGACCTCCTCAAGCGAACCACCGAACAACTCCAATCCTCATAAGTAGTTTTCATCCTGAGCGCGGGCGAAAAATCTACTGTGGTCGTTGCAGTTGCTGTTGTCTTTTCTGTGCCCACTCCAGAACTGTCATCTCGACCGGTGCTGCTCGCGCACTTTGCGAGCAGTGGAGTGGAGAAACCTGCGGGTTGCCGTTTGTTTTGTCGTTCTTGCATGTGGTCCCTGCGGGAACCTGCTTTTTGCTGTGCCCAATTCTCTGCGTCTTCTTCTAAAGCGCCTCCTGCCATCA
Coding sequences within:
- the rpsR gene encoding 30S ribosomal protein S18, giving the protein MADETQSTEQHAPTSRPAHSGPGAGPRTPRPAGAPGGGPGGRKFFRRKKVCKFCTEKIDAISYRDVRLLQGFVAERGKIVPRRLTGVCTRHQRKLSLAIKQSRNIALLAFAARF
- the rplI gene encoding 50S ribosomal protein L9, with amino-acid sequence MEVILKEDVNKLGHRGDVVKVADGYGRNYLLPEKLAIEATLANKAVIEQMKASAVRKSAKEKTGAEQLATQLSEVELVFERKVGENEHLFGSVTSGDIAQQLEAKGFTIDRRKISLEEPLKTIGEYHVPVKLHREVTSHVKVTVKGDQPEAEAVTTTA
- a CDS encoding ABC transporter permease, which gives rise to MATTNLPKPSSFDRTLASARSTMMFSEVARLAVDSFRASKTRFLLTMLGMVIGSASIILVATLGSTGKQYALDQLTSIGPNKIELQYGGGNISGPENTSTPDYMTTDDMRAVLDQVPGIVASSPMLEYHDNVSLGGGITKQTTLLGVSPQYRVVRNLVVVSGRFFDDQDELAHEKVAVIVKPFAEELYGNSREAVGKTISIKGIPFVIIGVFREAFDTYGTSEISDHTMLVPYPVVRYFTGTNTLKEIFFTMRSASMVVPASNRILEIVRSRHYAGSVYTAATLTDILTSMAKIADMLTIVLTLGAGITMIVSGVGIMNSMLANVQSRLKEIGIRKALGATSREIRLQFLTESVFLSLSGGVIGTIIGLALPLTLGLLTPFSIPVNPWSPVFALGSSVLVGVLFGTLPANRAARLDPVQTLKYE
- a CDS encoding DUF72 domain-containing protein; amino-acid sequence: MRSLRIGTAGWSIPKQFPATAPHGTHLVRYSEIFNCAEINSSFNRSHRLSTWKKWANSVPNDFCFSVKAPKTITHEAKLACTQAQLQNFLTEANALGDKLGTILFQLPPNSIFNPTTAKTFFTMLRDLYSRNCVIEPRHATWFTPDVDDLLQSFRIARVAADPARVPQAAYAAGWGELIYCRLHGSPRIYYSPYPEGYLRSLAASFAAHPTKEIWCIFDNTVFGAAFGNAQCLKHFLAS
- a CDS encoding SGNH/GDSL hydrolase family protein encodes the protein MRDLTRVSAVGWVIFGFVIACGQMRGQSAVNQTPAPAATAPQVTSPAPVSPVLTPEEETAKQIATMETKLADWPQLGRYRADNAALASAMEGTQRVVFYGDSITDSWGRRAGTGEFFPEKSYVNRGISGQTTPQMVVRFRQDVIDLRPAAVVILAGTNDIAGNTGPMTPQMTEDNFRSMIDLAKANGIRVIVASILPVADYPWKPGLAPAPKIRTLNDWLKGYCVVHSVTYLDYYSSMVGQDGGMKAGISFDGVHPNAQGYAIMSPLAQAAIDKTLVGK
- a CDS encoding PEP-CTERM sorting domain-containing protein; translation: MRFPSLSLVVSSLLLAAAPAAFADTVTWADWNAPTKGVVTGTIGTVGVTYSGEISFVNASNVGNFNYFQPIGSYVGGVVGNAATNGGLIAITGAPGNTDTFNFSTAVSGIVLSEVSLGQPTIATQYTFDQGFSIEACGPNIIYGGGCISKSGDTLIGNESDGTILFTGGPVTSLSFTAQNPEFWNGFTIGLVGAPTPPPAVPEPDTLALVGTGLLGLLT
- a CDS encoding sugar phosphate isomerase/epimerase family protein; the protein is MQPGLSTHVFLPQRLHPGLLDALHRSGAQVIELFAARHHFDYTDRAAVRDIATWFNSAGVGATLHQPLYLSDRADAQWSRHVAPNLNLIDPEKSRRISAMDEVKRALESAEQIPISACTLHLGHKDDAWNLRALENSLTAIEHLKAFAHPLGVRILLENLQNDITTPEHLLEILKVGHFDRVGVTLDIGHAHLAAPDANKGIDEAFELLKPRIAELHIHDNLGAKDDHLWPGTAGIDWHNIAKHIAALPANTPGILEVAHELEETPESVTTKATQAFDLLKRTTEQLQSS